From one Mytilus galloprovincialis chromosome 13, xbMytGall1.hap1.1, whole genome shotgun sequence genomic stretch:
- the LOC143057299 gene encoding uncharacterized protein LOC143057299 isoform X1 has translation MNILNLVQIRMKELLITVLLACLSNVNAENQGVYITQKWPGGFHGYFILRPDHTLHGWNATLTLSADVDKLTIWAADIVSSSSGNTFVIKNKGFSADVAKNDEIKIEFQGDKRGMSNPPSGTISIGGAGALGTGGNTGGGGTGTGSGSNIGGGPSVPPYTGQGQSQMKHDYSKAMTLSILFFDAQRSGRLSGTNNPIPWRGDSALGDNGDGHDLSGGWYDAGDHVKFNLPMSYSAHVLGWGLQKFKDAYQRAGQLDMMYDMLKWPLDYFLKCWEPNKQTYWVQVGDGHADHGFWGRPEDMHMGRPAFKITPGNPGSDVAGNTASAFAIGAIVFKDKDAGYAGRLLDAAKSIYQFAKSHPGIYSNSVPQSKDFYGSNGWKDEMCEAAAELFKATGDQQYLNDAKQWFSGGTAWGYSWDDKTVGCQLLLWEATQDNQYKAPVEAFVNSYKPGGGVPYTPCGLVYRDKWGSNRYAGNAAFIAVMAAADGIGGADYLKWAMTQINYILGDNNLHISYEIGFGGYFPHKPHHRGASCKPGWCAPENQNSPNQLNGALVGGPGQNDDYSDNRGDYVKNEVACDYNAGFQGACAGLYHFAINNQLPPSPPSKC, from the exons ATGAATATATTAAATCTTGTACAAATAAG GATGAAAGAGCTTCTGATTACTGTACTACTGGCCTGTCTGTCAAATGTTAACGCTGAAAATCAAGGTGTGTACATTACACAGAAATGGCCTGGTGGATTTCATGGTTATTTCATCTTAAGACCAGACCACACACTGCATGGATGGAATGCCACGCTCACTCTAAGCGCAGACGTCGACAAATTGACT attTGGGCAGCTGATATTGTGTCATCAAGTTCTGGCAATACGTTTGTTATCAAGAACAAAGGGTTTTCTGCTGATGTAGCCAAAAACGATGAAATTAAAATAGAATTTCAAGGTGACAAACGAGGAATGTCAAATCCTCCTTCAGGAACTATTTCAATCGGAGGAGCAGGAGCGTTGGGAACTGGCGGTAACACAGGAGGCGGAGGAACAGGAACAGGAAGTGGATCAAATATAGGTGGCGGACCAAGTGTACCTCCGTATACAGGTCAAG GTCAATCACAGATGAAACATGATTATTCTAAAGCTATGACACTATCTATTCTGTTCTTTGATGCACAACGGTCTGGTCGACTTTCTGGCACGAACAATCCTATTCCATGGCGTGGGGATTCAGCTTTGGGAGACAATGGTGACGGACACGACCTCTCAGGAGGATGGTATGACG CTGGAGACCATGTTAAATTTAATCTACCCATGTCTTACTCTGCGCATGTTTTGGGATGGGGACTACAGAAGTTTAAAGATGCATACCAAAGAGCTGGACAGCTAGACATGATGTATGACATGTTAAAATGGCCGCTGGACTACTTCTTGAAATGTTGGGAACCTAACAAGCAGACATATTGGGTTCAG GTTGGGGATGGTCACGCTGATCACGGATTCTGGGGAAGACCAGAGGACATGCACATGGGCAGACCAGCATTCAAAATAACACCAGGGAATCCAGGTAGTGACGTAGCTGGTAACACTGCCTCGGCATTTGCTATTGGAGCAATTGTTTTTAAAGACAAAG ATGCTGGTTATGCCGGACGGTTGCTGGATGCTGCTAAATCTATTTACCAATTCGCCAAATCCCATCCCGGGATATACTCAAACAGTGTACCACAGTCAAAAGACTTTTACGG ATCTAACGGCTGGAAAGACGAGATGTGTGAAGCAGCAGCAGAACTGTTTAAGGCAACAGGAGATCAGCAGTACCTTAATGATGCTAAACAATGGTTTTCTGGTGGTACCGCATGGGGTTATTCTTGGGACGACAAAACTGTAGGATGCCAG CTTTTGCTATGGGAAGCAACTCAGGATAACCAATACAAGGCGCCAGTTGAGGCTTTTGTTAATTCATATAAACCAGGCGGTGGTGTCCCTTATACACCGTGTGGACTTGTATATCGAGATAAATGGGGATCTAACAGATATGCAG GGAATGCTGCATTCATTGCTGTAATGGCGGCTGCTGACGGAATAGGTGGCGCTGATTACCTCAAATGGGCCATGACACAAATAAATTATATCCTTGGAGATAACAATCTACATATCAGTTACGAAATCGGTTTTGGTGGATATTTCCCTCATAAGCCTCATCACAGAGGAGC ATCCTGTAAACCCGGATGGTGTGCTCCCGAGAACCAGAATAGTCCCAATCAACTAAATGGTGCTCTTGTAGGGGGACCTGGCCAGAATGATGACTATTCTGATAACCGTGGGGATTACGTCAAAAATGAAGTGGCATGTGATTATAATGCAGGATTTCAAGGAGCATGCGCAG gTCTTTACCATTTTGCTATCAACAATCAACTACCGCCATCTCCACCATCGAAATGTTaa
- the LOC143057299 gene encoding uncharacterized protein LOC143057299 isoform X2, translated as MKELLITVLLACLSNVNAENQGVYITQKWPGGFHGYFILRPDHTLHGWNATLTLSADVDKLTIWAADIVSSSSGNTFVIKNKGFSADVAKNDEIKIEFQGDKRGMSNPPSGTISIGGAGALGTGGNTGGGGTGTGSGSNIGGGPSVPPYTGQGQSQMKHDYSKAMTLSILFFDAQRSGRLSGTNNPIPWRGDSALGDNGDGHDLSGGWYDAGDHVKFNLPMSYSAHVLGWGLQKFKDAYQRAGQLDMMYDMLKWPLDYFLKCWEPNKQTYWVQVGDGHADHGFWGRPEDMHMGRPAFKITPGNPGSDVAGNTASAFAIGAIVFKDKDAGYAGRLLDAAKSIYQFAKSHPGIYSNSVPQSKDFYGSNGWKDEMCEAAAELFKATGDQQYLNDAKQWFSGGTAWGYSWDDKTVGCQLLLWEATQDNQYKAPVEAFVNSYKPGGGVPYTPCGLVYRDKWGSNRYAGNAAFIAVMAAADGIGGADYLKWAMTQINYILGDNNLHISYEIGFGGYFPHKPHHRGASCKPGWCAPENQNSPNQLNGALVGGPGQNDDYSDNRGDYVKNEVACDYNAGFQGACAGLYHFAINNQLPPSPPSKC; from the exons ATGAAAGAGCTTCTGATTACTGTACTACTGGCCTGTCTGTCAAATGTTAACGCTGAAAATCAAGGTGTGTACATTACACAGAAATGGCCTGGTGGATTTCATGGTTATTTCATCTTAAGACCAGACCACACACTGCATGGATGGAATGCCACGCTCACTCTAAGCGCAGACGTCGACAAATTGACT attTGGGCAGCTGATATTGTGTCATCAAGTTCTGGCAATACGTTTGTTATCAAGAACAAAGGGTTTTCTGCTGATGTAGCCAAAAACGATGAAATTAAAATAGAATTTCAAGGTGACAAACGAGGAATGTCAAATCCTCCTTCAGGAACTATTTCAATCGGAGGAGCAGGAGCGTTGGGAACTGGCGGTAACACAGGAGGCGGAGGAACAGGAACAGGAAGTGGATCAAATATAGGTGGCGGACCAAGTGTACCTCCGTATACAGGTCAAG GTCAATCACAGATGAAACATGATTATTCTAAAGCTATGACACTATCTATTCTGTTCTTTGATGCACAACGGTCTGGTCGACTTTCTGGCACGAACAATCCTATTCCATGGCGTGGGGATTCAGCTTTGGGAGACAATGGTGACGGACACGACCTCTCAGGAGGATGGTATGACG CTGGAGACCATGTTAAATTTAATCTACCCATGTCTTACTCTGCGCATGTTTTGGGATGGGGACTACAGAAGTTTAAAGATGCATACCAAAGAGCTGGACAGCTAGACATGATGTATGACATGTTAAAATGGCCGCTGGACTACTTCTTGAAATGTTGGGAACCTAACAAGCAGACATATTGGGTTCAG GTTGGGGATGGTCACGCTGATCACGGATTCTGGGGAAGACCAGAGGACATGCACATGGGCAGACCAGCATTCAAAATAACACCAGGGAATCCAGGTAGTGACGTAGCTGGTAACACTGCCTCGGCATTTGCTATTGGAGCAATTGTTTTTAAAGACAAAG ATGCTGGTTATGCCGGACGGTTGCTGGATGCTGCTAAATCTATTTACCAATTCGCCAAATCCCATCCCGGGATATACTCAAACAGTGTACCACAGTCAAAAGACTTTTACGG ATCTAACGGCTGGAAAGACGAGATGTGTGAAGCAGCAGCAGAACTGTTTAAGGCAACAGGAGATCAGCAGTACCTTAATGATGCTAAACAATGGTTTTCTGGTGGTACCGCATGGGGTTATTCTTGGGACGACAAAACTGTAGGATGCCAG CTTTTGCTATGGGAAGCAACTCAGGATAACCAATACAAGGCGCCAGTTGAGGCTTTTGTTAATTCATATAAACCAGGCGGTGGTGTCCCTTATACACCGTGTGGACTTGTATATCGAGATAAATGGGGATCTAACAGATATGCAG GGAATGCTGCATTCATTGCTGTAATGGCGGCTGCTGACGGAATAGGTGGCGCTGATTACCTCAAATGGGCCATGACACAAATAAATTATATCCTTGGAGATAACAATCTACATATCAGTTACGAAATCGGTTTTGGTGGATATTTCCCTCATAAGCCTCATCACAGAGGAGC ATCCTGTAAACCCGGATGGTGTGCTCCCGAGAACCAGAATAGTCCCAATCAACTAAATGGTGCTCTTGTAGGGGGACCTGGCCAGAATGATGACTATTCTGATAACCGTGGGGATTACGTCAAAAATGAAGTGGCATGTGATTATAATGCAGGATTTCAAGGAGCATGCGCAG gTCTTTACCATTTTGCTATCAACAATCAACTACCGCCATCTCCACCATCGAAATGTTaa